One Drosophila willistoni isolate 14030-0811.24 chromosome XL unlocalized genomic scaffold, UCI_dwil_1.1 Seg142, whole genome shotgun sequence genomic region harbors:
- the LOC111518877 gene encoding uncharacterized protein LOC111518877, producing MDNLEVALSLSIIMPIGTSLWLQLLLQVNVYLTAIWSLGLTLWMIMNIESNLNSEGFVKMLAYLVALAIDSRRLYVGYIFNLRASVFSTRALPLILWLTTPQLVLVPLGLYLSSWPEPFWLPYVLYANGICMALEVLVTLSAFGRK from the exons ATGGACAATCTGGAAGTTGCTTTATCCTTATCGATTATAATGCCGATTGGCACAAGTCTCTGGCTGCAATTGTTACTTCAAGTGAATGTCTATTTaaccgccatttggagtcttggCCTAACACTTTGGATGATAATGAAT ATCGAGAGCAATTTGAACTCTGAGGGATTTGTTAAAATGTTGGCTTATCTAGTGGCACTTGCAATCGATTCGAGGCGTCTATATGTTGgatatattttcaatttgagAGCCTCTGTATTTAGCACTAGAGCCTTGCCCTTGATCCTGTGGCTGACCACGCCCCAACTAGTGCTTGTGCCCCTGGGTCTGTATCTTAGCTCATGGCCAGAGCCCTTTTGGCTTCCATACGTCTTGTATGCCAATGGCATTTGCATGGCTCTCGAGGTGCTTGTGACACTTTCGGCATTTGGCAGAAAATAA